A window from Festucalex cinctus isolate MCC-2025b chromosome 4, RoL_Fcin_1.0, whole genome shotgun sequence encodes these proteins:
- the gjd6 gene encoding gap junction protein delta 6, producing MTEWTLLKRLLDAVHQHSTMIGRLWLTVMVIFRLLVVAVATEDVYTDEQEMFVCNTLQPGCSTVCYDAFAPISQPRFWVFHIISVSTPSLCFIIYTWHNLAKLPQRSIQMQREEEEFSGRSGPSDRRCDTDSCSICSQKRGDESPARVLRGITEDLQCADPKSMASFRPAHVFSHKDGRAQGHAVSGVLSKFYVLHVCLRAVLEVGFVVAQWKLFGFQVPVHFLCSSAPCSQPVDCYVSRPTEKTIFLLFMFCVGVFCIVLNLLELNHLGWKKIHQAVRKKERGSWGHCTGMKGYDTPSFASCRGFGDVTSTVSLPTLDLVMGHQPDGTCVVNFGKIREAEVVREFGRPRPNGQKSHIGGRQPLKTMKGKRASKARGTEVWI from the coding sequence ATGACGGAATGGACCCTCCTCAAACGTCTCCTGGATGCTGTCCACCAACACTCCACCATGATCGGCCGCCTGTGGCTCACTGTGATGGTCATTTTCCGACTGCTGgttgttgccgtggcgaccGAAGACGTCTACACGGACGAGCAGGAGATGTTCGTGTGCAACACGCTGCAGCCGGGATGCTCGACTGTCTGCTACGATGCGTTTGCGCCCATCTCGCAACCTCGCTTCTGGGTCTTTCACATCATCAGCGTCTCCACTCCGTCCCTCTGCTTCATCATTTACACCTGGCACAATTTAGCCAAGCTGCCTCAAAGGTCCATCCAGATGCAGCGGGAAGAAGAAGAGTTCTCAGGGCGGTCGGGCCCTAGTGATCGGAGATGTGACACTGACAGTTGCTCCATCTGCTCCCAGAAGCGTGGAGATGAGAGTCCGGCACGTGTCCTTCGTGGCATCACTGAGGACTTACAGTGTGCAGACCCCAAAAGCATGGCGTCATTTCGTCCGGCTCACGTTTTCAGCCACAAGGACGGACGTGCGCAAGGTCACGCCGTGTCAGGAGTGCTGTCCAAATTTTATGTCTtgcatgtgtgtttgcgtgccGTTCTCGAGGTGGGCTTTGTGGTGGCCCAGTGGAAGCTGTTTGGATTTCAGGTGCCGGTCCATTTTCTATGCTCCTCCGCCCCCTGCAGCCAGCCAGTTGACTGCTATGTTTCCAGGCCCACTGAGAAGACAATCTTCTTGCTGTTTATGTTCTGTGTGGGAGTTTTCTGCATTGTGCTCAACCTGCTTGAGCTCAACCACCTGGGATGGAAAAAGATCCATCAAGCAGTGAGGAAGAAAGAGAGAGGGTCTTGGGGCCATTGCACAGGAATGAAGGGATATGACACACCCTCCTTTGCATCATGTCGGGGTTTCGGGGATGTGACAAGTACTGTTTCACTACCTACTTTGGACCTGGTAATGGGTCACCAACCAGATGGCACATGTGTGGTCAATTTTGGAAAAATCAGGGAGGCAGAAGTGGTTCGAGAATTTGGACGGCCGCGCCCAAACGGGCAAAAATCCCACATAGGAGGAAGACAGCCTCTGAAGACTATGAAGGGAAAAAGAGCCTCAAAAGCGAGGGGAACAGAGGTTTGGATATAG
- the shcbp1 gene encoding SHC SH2 domain-binding protein 1 encodes MAQEMDVDRSAGRMLDRSKKKNAMVVDLESPVIGGDESNNIVSSEAEHNMQYVRALFQNEEAAADDDDDDDDDDEDDDDDDDDDSSTDNSIVAKARTQLQRSGRSGGINSSLPDTFHTGHLLFYERFKAYQDYILGDCKPSEVKSFTADYLQKVVQPCGWQALWSAECFDLLVEVCDVEFSDLKACVKPVLPLQCEVRGCQINEQAVAELLEATQHKVPLMELKIVYEESGDYDQTALAIEHLRFFYKHVWRLWDDEDEDDDFDYFVRCVEPRLRLYYDILEERVPAGLVTEYKLVLEKCTQCFQQFSLLRRSLSNDLDSELDNISMVECLKLCDQLETFKWKLYLIENPLLRYVLGYKGNPRHQSIQSRGLRESGIKVAHVVTSSCTTNQLHSLLNDRLLHHFSFEDTEVQFHRDPVSAADGCHQGDMVFVLPGVYSVTSSILLPDSVTIEGFGPPDDVVIEKKYTGDSFIVSTGADVKMSNIKFIQSDAIEGILCVREGSLSMENCVLQCETTGVVVQTSAHLTMNMCDLYGSKGAGIEIYPGSVCTLVGNGVHHCKDGILIKMNQPTDVRAEVEVIPSITMENNVIHNNEGYGVVLVKPNHAKDKNIHLDKCAPKEEQVKDVEQVPEDGLQKSVAAPITTPSQMTSNLEDVPPTLTENTRQARNANSARNWQFCRQPSVNKRKSCTVAMQDLIDHKIFISIEGNQFKRNGKGDFGTFLY; translated from the exons ATGGCGCAAGAAATGGATGTTGACCGATCTGCAGGAAGAATGCTGGATAGAAGCAAGAAGAAAAACGCCATGGTTGTAGACTTGGAATCGCCTGTCATAGGTGGTGACGAAAGTAACAACATTGTGAGTTCTGAAGCGGAACACAATATGCAGTATGTACGAG CTCTCTTCCAAAatgaagaagcagcagcagatgatgatgatgatgatgatgatgatgatgaggatgatgacgacgacgacgacgacgacagtaGCACAGACAACTCTATTGTTGCTAAGGCAAGGACCCAGCTTCAGAGATCTGGACGCAGTGGCGGAATCAATTCAAGTTTACCAGACACATTCCACACAGGCCATCTCCTGTTTTATGAAAGGTTCAAAGCCTACCAGGACTACATACTAG GCGACTGCAAGCCTTCAGAGGTCAAATCCTTTACTGCTGACTACCTGCAAAAAGTGGTGCAGCCATGCGGTTGGCAAGCTCTGTGGTCTGCTGAGTGTTTTGATCTTCTGGTGGAG GTTTGTGATGTGGAATTCAGCGATCTAAAGGCTTGTGTGAAGCCCGTGCTTCCTCTACAATGTGAGGTCAGGGGATGTCAAATTAACGAGCAAGCCGTGGCAGAGCTtttggaggccacccagcacaAGGTCCCCCTAATGGAGCTTAAGATTGTCTATGAAGAATCAGGAGACTACGACCAGACGGCCTTGGCCATTGAGCATCTCAG ATTCTTCTACAAGCATGTCTGGAGACTGtgggatgatgaagatgaagacgaCGACTTTGACTACTTTGTCCGTTGTGTCGAGCCTCGTCTTAGACT GTACTATGACATCTTAGAGGAAAGAGTCCCAGCAGGTCTTGTGACAGAATACAAGCTCGTATTGGAAAAATGTACACAGTGCTTTCAGCAGTTTTCACTGCTACGCAGAAGCCTCAGCAATGACTTGGACTCAGAGCTGGATAATATATCCATGGTGGAGTGCTTGAAGCTCTGCGACCAGCTGGAAACATTCAAATGGAAGTTGTACTTGATTGAGAACCCATTGTTACG ATATGTTCTGGGCTACAAAGGTAATCCTCGACATCAGTCCATCCAAAGTCGTGGGCTGAGGGAGTCGGGCATCAAGGTTGCACATGTGGTCACATCCTCCTGCACCACAAATCAACTGCATTCCCTCCTAAATGACAGACTTCTACATCACTTTTCTTTCGAGGACACTGAAGTCCAG TTCCATAGAGACCCAGTTTCTGCGGCGGATGGGTGCCATCAGGGTGACATGGTCTTTGTTCTCCCGGGAGTGTACAGTGTTACCAGCTCCATCTTGCTTCCGGACTCCGTCACTATAGAGG GATTTGGACCCCCTGATGATGTGGTGATCGAGAAGAAGTACACTGGAGACTCATTTATTGTGTCTACAGGAGCTGATGTCAAAATGTCCAACATTAAGTTTATTCAATCTGATGCAATTGAGGGAATTTTAT GTGTGAGAGAGGGAAGTCTCTCCATGGAGAATTGTGTACTTCAGTGTGAGACTACCGGAGTTGTTGTCCAAACATCTGCCCACCTGACTATGAATATGTGTGATCTATATGGATCCAAG GGGGCTGGTATTGAGATTTATCCTGGCAGTGTGTGCACTCTGGTTGGCAACGGCGTCCACCATTGTAAGGACGGAATTCTCATCAAGATGAATCAACCCACG GATGTACGTGCTGAGGTCGAGGTGATCCCATCAATCACCATGGAAAACAACGTGATTCATAATAATGAAGGCTATGGGGTGGTTCTTGTAAAACCCAATCACGCTAAAGACAAGAACATTCATCTTGACAAATGTGCTCCCAAAG agGAGCAAGTAAAAGATGTTGAACAGGTACCTGAAGACGGACTGCAGAAAAGTGTTGCAGCACCAATCACCACACCAAGCCAAATGACAAGCAATTTAGAAGACGTGCCGCCCACATTGACAGAGAATACACGTCAGGCCCGCAATGCGAACTCTGCAAGGAATTGGCAGTTTTGTCGTCAACCGAGTGTGAACAAGCGCAAATCCTGTACCGTAGCTATGCAAGACCTGATTGACCACAAGATATTCATTTCTATTGAGGGAAATCAGTTCAAACGCAATGGCAAGGGTGATTTCGGCACTTTTTTGTACTAA